One stretch of Euphorbia lathyris chromosome 7, ddEupLath1.1, whole genome shotgun sequence DNA includes these proteins:
- the LOC136200490 gene encoding pentatricopeptide repeat-containing protein At2g30100, chloroplastic, giving the protein MASTCAFAAYTKTSSSFSLPRRRQFLGPQLGKISSIFYHHQSPNSPNLVISSPRKSLIREFKLLKSVELEQYITSDDEDEMSEGFFEAIEELERMAREPSDILEEMNDKLSARELQLVLVYFSQEGRDSWCALEVFEWLKKENRVDQETMELMVSIMCSWIKKLIEGEHDTVDVVDLLVDMECVGLTPGFSMIEKVISLYWEIGEKEKALAFVKEILRRGISYSQNDGHGQKGGPTGYLAWKMMVDGNYMGAVKMVIHLRESGLKPEVYSYLIAMTAIVKELNELAKALRKLKTFAKSGLVAELDVENVGLIEKYQSDLLSDGVCLSTWVVQEGGTTLYGVVHERLLAMYICAGHGLEAEKQLWKMKLVGKEADADLYDIVLALCASQKEANAVARLLTRVEITSSLQKKKTLSWLLRGYIKGGHYNEAAETLTRMLDLGLCPDYLDRVAVLQGLRKRIQNRGNVDSYLKLCKCLSDANLIGPSLVYLYIKKHKLWIMKML; this is encoded by the exons ATGGCTTCTACTTGTGCATTTGCCGCTTATACTAAAACTTCATCATCTTTTTCTCTTCCAAGACGGCGTCAATTTCTCGGTCCTCAATTGGGTAAGATTTCATCAATTTTCTATCACCATCAAAGCCCTAATTCCCCCAATTTAGTGATTTCAAGCCCGCGTAAAAGCTTGATTCGAGAATTTAAGCTATTGAAATCGGTGGAATTGGAGCAGTACATAACAAGCGATGATGAAGATGAAATGAGTGAAGGGTTTTTCGAGGCAAttgaagaactggagagaatGGCGAGAGAACCCTCTGATATTCTCGAAGAAATGAACGATAAGCTCTCTGCAAGAGAGTTGCAATTAGTGTTGGTCTATTTCTCTCAAGAGGGTAGAGATTCATGGTGTGCACTTGAGGTATTTGAGTGGCTTAAAAAGGAGAATCGAGTAGATCAGGAAACAATGGAGCTTATGGTTTCGATTATGTGTAGTTGGATAAAGAAATTGATTGAAGGGGAACATGATACAGTAGATgtggttgatttgttagttgaTATGGAATGTGTAGGGTTGACGCCTGGTTTTAGTATGATTGAGAAAGTAATTTCTTTGTATTGGGAGATTGGGGAGAAGGAAAAGGCTCTAGCGTTTGTGAAAGAGATTTTGAGAAGGGGAATTTCTTATTCTCAGAATGATGGCCATGGACAGAAGGGAGGCCCTACTGGTTATCTTGCCTGGAAGATGATG GTCGATGGAAACTACATGGGTGCAGTCAAAATGGTGATCCATCTTAGGGAATCCGGGTTGAAGCCAGAAGTCTACTCGTACCTCATTGCAATGACAGCCATAGTTAAAGAGTTAAACGAACTTGCAAAAGCTTTACGCAAATTAAAAACTTTTGCAAAATCCGGTTTAGTAGCAGAGCTTGATGTGGAAAATGTCGGGCTTATCGAAAAGTACCAGTCAGATCTTTTATCCGACGGAGTATGTCTCTCCACTTGGGTGGTTCAGGAGGGTGGCACGACACTTTACGGTGTGGTTCACGAACGTCTACTTGCTATGTATATCTGCGCAGGTCATGGATTAGAAGCCGAAAAACAGTTGTGGAAAATGAAACTTGTGGGCAAGGAAGCTGATGCAGACCTTTACGACATTGTCTTGGCCCTCTGCGCTTCACAAAAGGAGGCGAACGCAGTAGCACGATTACTTACTAGAGTAGAAATCACGAGCTCTCTACAGAAGAAAAAAACGTTGTCGTGGTTACTAAGAGGTTACATTAAAGGAGGACATTACAATGAAGCTGCAGAAACGCTAACTAGAATGCTCGATTTGGGTTTATGTCCGGATTATCTAGACAGAGTAGCTGTACTTCAGGGGCTAAGAAAACGTATCCAAAACCGGGGCAATGTAGATTCGTATCTTAAGCTTTGCAAATGCCTTTCGGATGCAAACTTGATTGGCCCGTCTCTTGTATATCTGTATATAAAGAAACATAAGCTCTGGATCATGAAAATGCTGTGA